A part of Brachybacterium faecium DSM 4810 genomic DNA contains:
- a CDS encoding ABC-type sugar transport system, periplasmic component (PFAM: Bacterial extracellular solute-binding protein) — MNSPLHTNAVSRRRLLGYLGLGAGTLGLAACGGSGGAGGTAAGSGGVLTGAELAAEVEASVPNSSLEFLVEPDFPSVNGSTPGYVTMPDPLVDGVSEVPGSGGSYTVMSPAWWTSPPGLGDNAYYEAVNEELGATLEFQVADGNSYADKVQTVLASPKNVPDWMVIPSWNIPPRFVEGVGNVFQDLTDHLAGEGILDYPNLARLDPAAWEYSMFNGRIYGLPYPSELVTDAVFYRRDLFEELGVEPPTDAESFLEVLSEITDPGANRWGCENLWNTAQLMYALPPTFAERDGELVHRFEMEEFKEAIIWLTKVIESGAMHPDAVAGNDGAAKDRFESGQTLVMNDGVGGWHEALARVRPSNPDFDQMAMDLFAPDGGAPTLYRGAPVNIFSFLKKTDDEDQVREMLRIADWCASQFGTKEFDLLTYGIEGTHFERDEHGIPQLNDQGRSEVTSTYQFLAQPAIVNAKVQFPDYVEASSEWMARQSEHVVDPLFYGIQIQEPAEFGSLGQPLDDLVVDISRGRKDISELDAAVENWRTSGGDKLREFYGEFMA; from the coding sequence ATGAACAGCCCCCTCCACACCAACGCCGTCTCCCGTCGACGCCTTCTGGGATATCTCGGACTCGGTGCCGGCACGCTCGGCCTCGCCGCGTGCGGCGGCTCGGGAGGTGCGGGCGGCACCGCGGCCGGCAGCGGGGGAGTGCTGACCGGTGCCGAGCTGGCCGCCGAGGTCGAGGCCTCCGTGCCGAACAGCTCTCTCGAGTTCCTCGTCGAGCCGGACTTCCCGAGCGTGAACGGCTCCACGCCGGGCTACGTCACCATGCCTGATCCGCTGGTCGACGGCGTCTCCGAGGTGCCGGGATCCGGCGGCAGCTACACCGTGATGAGCCCGGCATGGTGGACGTCCCCGCCCGGGCTCGGCGACAACGCGTACTACGAGGCGGTCAACGAGGAGCTCGGGGCGACCCTCGAGTTCCAGGTCGCCGACGGCAACTCCTACGCCGACAAGGTCCAGACCGTCCTCGCCTCCCCGAAGAACGTCCCGGACTGGATGGTGATCCCCTCGTGGAACATCCCGCCGCGCTTCGTCGAGGGGGTCGGCAACGTCTTCCAGGACCTCACCGACCATCTCGCGGGCGAGGGGATCCTCGACTACCCGAACCTCGCCCGGCTGGATCCTGCCGCCTGGGAGTACTCGATGTTCAACGGGCGGATCTACGGGCTGCCCTATCCCTCGGAGCTGGTCACCGACGCGGTCTTCTACCGCCGCGACCTCTTCGAGGAGCTCGGGGTGGAGCCGCCCACCGATGCCGAATCGTTCCTCGAGGTGCTCAGCGAGATCACCGATCCGGGAGCGAACCGGTGGGGCTGCGAGAACCTGTGGAACACCGCTCAGCTGATGTATGCGCTCCCGCCCACCTTCGCCGAGCGGGACGGCGAGCTCGTCCACCGCTTCGAGATGGAGGAGTTCAAGGAGGCGATCATCTGGCTCACCAAGGTCATCGAGTCCGGGGCGATGCATCCCGATGCGGTGGCGGGCAACGACGGCGCCGCGAAGGACCGCTTCGAGTCCGGCCAGACCCTGGTGATGAACGACGGCGTCGGCGGGTGGCACGAGGCCCTCGCGCGGGTGCGTCCCTCCAACCCGGACTTCGACCAGATGGCGATGGACCTCTTCGCGCCCGACGGCGGTGCCCCCACCCTCTACCGCGGGGCGCCGGTGAACATCTTCTCCTTCCTCAAGAAGACCGATGACGAGGACCAGGTGCGCGAGATGCTCCGCATCGCCGACTGGTGCGCCTCGCAGTTCGGGACCAAGGAGTTCGACCTGCTCACCTACGGCATCGAGGGCACCCACTTCGAACGGGACGAGCACGGCATCCCCCAGCTGAACGACCAGGGGCGCAGCGAGGTCACCTCCACCTACCAGTTCCTCGCACAGCCCGCGATCGTCAACGCCAAGGTGCAGTTCCCGGACTATGTCGAGGCCTCCAGCGAGTGGATGGCCCGCCAGTCGGAGCATGTGGTGGACCCGCTGTTCTACGGCATCCAGATCCAGGAGCCCGCGGAGTTCGGCTCGCTCGGCCAGCCGCTCGACGACCTGGTCGTGGACATCAGCCGCGGCCGCAAGGACATCAGCGAGCTCGACGCGGCGGTGGAGAACTGGCGCACCTCGGGCGGCGACAAGCTGCGCGAGTTCTACGGCGAGTTCATGGCCTGA
- a CDS encoding ABC-type polysaccharide transport system, permease component (PFAM: Binding-protein-dependent transport system inner membrane component) gives MSTDTAPPVRAARPARARGKRGASRPAPRRVSLASRLRRDRTLILMALPMVVLLLIFAYIPILGNVIAFQDYSPFIGIRDSPWLGMQQFERVIADPLFWNAVKNTLVITAFQLVFYFPIPIALAILLNSVLSEKVRTVIQSIVYLPHFFSWVVVVSVFHQILGGAGLLSQFTREFGLGSMNVMTNPDTFLFLITSQVVWKDAGWGIIVFLAALNAIDPALYESAAMDGAGKWRRIWHITLPGMRAVIVLLLILNLGNALTVGFEQLILQRDAVGAGRAEVLDTFVYYTGVQNGDWSYAAAAGLLKGVVSMILVLGANKVAHLFGEAGVYQKA, from the coding sequence ATGTCCACCGACACCGCACCGCCCGTGCGCGCGGCCCGTCCCGCCCGCGCACGGGGGAAGCGCGGGGCCTCCCGTCCCGCTCCGCGTCGCGTCAGCCTCGCCAGCCGGCTGCGCCGCGACCGCACGCTGATCCTCATGGCGCTGCCGATGGTGGTGCTGCTGCTGATCTTCGCGTACATCCCGATCCTGGGGAACGTGATCGCCTTCCAGGACTACTCGCCCTTCATCGGGATCCGCGACAGCCCGTGGCTGGGGATGCAGCAGTTCGAACGGGTCATCGCGGATCCGCTGTTCTGGAACGCCGTGAAGAACACGTTGGTCATCACTGCGTTCCAGCTGGTGTTCTACTTCCCGATCCCGATCGCGCTGGCGATCCTGCTGAACTCGGTGCTCAGCGAGAAGGTCCGCACCGTGATCCAGTCGATCGTGTACCTGCCGCACTTCTTCTCCTGGGTGGTGGTGGTGTCCGTCTTCCACCAGATCCTGGGCGGTGCGGGCCTGCTGAGCCAGTTCACCCGCGAGTTCGGGCTGGGGTCGATGAACGTGATGACGAACCCGGACACGTTCCTGTTCCTCATCACCTCGCAGGTGGTGTGGAAGGACGCCGGCTGGGGGATCATCGTGTTCCTCGCCGCGCTGAACGCCATCGATCCGGCGCTGTACGAATCCGCGGCGATGGACGGCGCGGGCAAGTGGCGTCGCATCTGGCACATCACGCTGCCCGGGATGCGTGCGGTGATCGTGCTGCTGCTCATCCTCAACCTCGGCAACGCGCTGACGGTCGGGTTCGAACAGCTGATCCTGCAGCGGGACGCCGTCGGCGCCGGGCGCGCAGAAGTCCTCGACACCTTCGTCTATTACACCGGTGTGCAGAACGGCGACTGGAGCTATGCCGCCGCTGCCGGTCTGCTCAAGGGAGTGGTCAGCATGATCCTGGTGCTCGGCGCGAACAAGGTCGCGCATCTCTTCGGCGAGGCGGGGGTGTATCAGAAGGCATGA
- a CDS encoding carbohydrate ABC transporter membrane protein (PFAM: Binding-protein-dependent transport system inner membrane component), producing the protein MSVSTGTEPDPRGAPVRQGVATAAVSDIRRTPRRRRSSRPVWDEAPSIPAQGAKGVVLVMICLAVLVPLYTIILTSLSPQAAITRAGGLVLVPDGLTLDAYRQVLSGGIVTRAVLVSLGVTGVGTAISLVVSVLAAYGLSRPGSLLHTPILFLMLGTMFFGAGMIPMYLLVSGLGLIDSYWALILPTAVSAFNIVIMRGFFQGIDQGILESARIDGASDWRILFQMVLPMSKAVVAVVALFYAVGYWNAFFNAILYINDSAKQPLQVVLRSFVLQGVSVPGQVDVGSGQVATLAVQMAVMVIALVPVVLVYPFIQRHFKSGVMIGAVKG; encoded by the coding sequence ATGAGCGTCTCGACCGGAACCGAACCCGATCCGCGCGGTGCACCCGTCCGCCAGGGCGTCGCCACCGCGGCCGTCTCCGACATCCGGCGCACCCCGCGCCGGCGCAGGTCCTCGCGTCCCGTATGGGACGAGGCGCCTTCGATCCCGGCCCAGGGGGCCAAGGGCGTCGTGCTGGTGATGATCTGCCTGGCGGTGCTGGTGCCGCTGTACACGATCATCCTCACCAGCCTGTCCCCGCAGGCGGCGATCACCCGGGCCGGCGGTCTCGTGCTGGTGCCGGACGGCCTCACGCTGGACGCCTACCGGCAGGTCCTCTCCGGCGGCATCGTCACCCGCGCCGTGCTGGTCAGCCTCGGGGTGACGGGGGTGGGCACCGCCATCTCGCTCGTCGTCTCGGTGCTCGCTGCGTATGGGCTGTCCCGTCCCGGGAGCCTGCTGCACACGCCGATCCTCTTCCTGATGCTGGGCACGATGTTCTTCGGCGCCGGCATGATCCCGATGTACCTGCTGGTCTCCGGGCTCGGCCTGATCGACAGCTATTGGGCGCTGATCCTGCCCACGGCGGTCTCCGCCTTCAACATCGTGATCATGCGCGGCTTCTTCCAGGGCATCGACCAGGGGATCCTCGAATCGGCGCGGATCGACGGCGCCTCGGACTGGCGGATCCTGTTCCAGATGGTGCTGCCGATGTCGAAGGCCGTGGTGGCCGTGGTGGCGCTGTTCTACGCGGTCGGCTACTGGAACGCCTTCTTCAACGCGATCCTGTACATCAACGATTCCGCCAAGCAGCCGCTGCAGGTGGTGCTGCGCAGCTTCGTGCTGCAGGGGGTCTCGGTGCCGGGCCAGGTGGACGTGGGCTCCGGTCAGGTGGCCACGCTCGCCGTGCAGATGGCGGTGATGGTGATCGCCCTGGTGCCCGTGGTGCTCGTGTATCCGTTCATCCAGCGGCACTTCAAGTCCGGCGTCATGATCGGCGCGGTCAAGGGCTGA
- a CDS encoding transcriptional regulator (PFAM: Periplasmic binding proteins and sugar binding domain of the LacI family; Bacterial regulatory proteins, lacI family), giving the protein MATMSDIAREAGVSLSTVSYALSGKRTISESTRERINAAITRLSYHPHAGARALASQRAGAIGLAVPLAEDVDAHVVMMFVRSLMRAAHDASSEILLIAGEDHEATERVLAEGRVDALVVMDVVEDDPRIPVLAEATRPVVLLGYPSDARGIPRVDFDFEEASILAVTELHRRGARRLVMIGSPAATQSRHATYADRATRGFRTACSRLGLSARHVVHDHEVDPTRELIHSVLAQDRPDALIIHNESALPAIHRALTAEGVEMPGDLQVVAIAPRETTLLGAVEYTAVQIPVEEIGQTAVAVATDLIEGRDGPRDQLIAPALIARDTTHPVHG; this is encoded by the coding sequence ATGGCCACCATGTCGGACATCGCGCGGGAGGCAGGGGTCTCCCTGAGCACCGTCTCCTACGCGCTCAGCGGGAAGCGAACCATCTCGGAGAGCACCCGCGAACGGATCAACGCGGCGATCACCCGCCTGAGCTACCACCCGCACGCGGGAGCCCGCGCGCTCGCCTCCCAGCGCGCCGGCGCGATCGGCCTGGCCGTGCCGCTGGCCGAGGATGTCGACGCGCACGTGGTGATGATGTTCGTGCGCTCCCTCATGCGCGCAGCCCACGACGCCTCCAGCGAGATCCTGCTCATCGCGGGCGAGGACCACGAGGCGACCGAGCGGGTGCTCGCCGAGGGCAGGGTCGACGCGCTCGTGGTGATGGACGTGGTCGAGGACGACCCGCGCATCCCCGTCCTCGCGGAGGCGACCCGGCCGGTGGTGCTGCTCGGCTACCCCAGCGACGCCCGAGGCATCCCGCGGGTCGACTTCGACTTCGAGGAGGCGTCCATCCTGGCGGTGACCGAGCTGCACCGCCGCGGCGCGCGCCGCCTGGTGATGATCGGCTCGCCGGCGGCCACGCAGTCCCGGCACGCCACCTACGCAGACCGCGCGACCCGCGGCTTCCGCACCGCGTGCAGCCGCCTTGGCCTGTCGGCCCGCCACGTGGTCCACGACCACGAGGTCGATCCCACCCGCGAGCTGATCCACTCCGTGCTCGCCCAGGATCGTCCCGACGCGCTGATCATCCACAATGAGAGCGCGCTGCCGGCGATCCACCGGGCTCTCACCGCGGAGGGCGTCGAGATGCCCGGGGATCTGCAGGTGGTGGCGATCGCCCCGCGGGAGACGACCCTGCTGGGGGCCGTGGAGTACACCGCCGTGCAGATCCCCGTCGAGGAGATCGGTCAGACCGCCGTCGCCGTCGCGACCGACCTCATCGAGGGCCGGGACGGACCGCGCGACCAGCTGATCGCCCCCGCTCTGATCGCCCGCGACACGACCCATCCCGTGCACGGCTGA
- a CDS encoding predicted sugar phosphatase of HAD superfamily (PFAM: haloacid dehalogenase-like hydrolase~TIGRFAM: Haloacid Dehalogenase Superfamily Class (subfamily) IIA; HAD-superfamily subfamily IIA hydrolase, TIGR01457) — protein MIRRPDPSLLDLYDALLFDLDGTLMHGAQPIPHAAESVEKARAAGRSVVFATNNASRTPQQAAEHLAVVGIPARPEEFVTSPQVASRLLADRLDPGAKVLVVGGPSLAAQVREAGLTPVETDEPDVVAVVQGWSPDLDWSRLAEGAYAIRHGAYWMATNVDATLPTERGLAPGNGSLVAAVRHATGAEPAVAGKPEPGMFEVAAREHRARRPLIIGDRLDTDIEGAVRAGMDSLLVLTGVDGIEAALRAEPVRRPTFILPDLAEIAAPFPLPVVTGDRARCGAVSAAWSDGDITVHGEADDPRVLRAVLALLTSHSADTAWTGRLRDADGAELQVESPPSATR, from the coding sequence ATGATCCGCCGCCCCGATCCCTCCCTGCTCGACCTCTACGACGCGCTGCTGTTCGACCTCGACGGCACCCTCATGCACGGCGCCCAGCCGATCCCGCATGCCGCCGAGTCCGTCGAGAAGGCCCGCGCGGCCGGACGCAGCGTCGTCTTCGCCACCAACAACGCCTCCCGCACGCCGCAGCAGGCGGCAGAGCACCTCGCCGTGGTCGGCATCCCGGCCCGCCCCGAGGAGTTCGTGACCTCCCCGCAGGTCGCCTCCCGGCTGCTCGCCGACCGGCTCGACCCCGGCGCGAAGGTCCTCGTCGTGGGCGGGCCGAGCCTCGCCGCTCAGGTGCGCGAGGCCGGTCTCACACCGGTGGAGACCGACGAGCCGGACGTCGTCGCCGTCGTCCAGGGCTGGTCACCGGACCTGGACTGGTCGCGCCTGGCCGAGGGCGCGTACGCGATCCGGCACGGCGCCTACTGGATGGCCACCAACGTCGACGCCACCCTGCCCACCGAACGCGGCCTGGCACCCGGCAACGGCTCGCTCGTCGCCGCCGTGCGGCACGCCACGGGCGCGGAGCCGGCCGTCGCCGGCAAACCCGAGCCGGGCATGTTCGAGGTGGCCGCCCGCGAGCACCGGGCCCGCCGACCGCTGATCATCGGCGACCGGCTGGACACCGACATCGAGGGCGCGGTGCGAGCCGGGATGGACTCGCTGCTCGTCCTCACCGGCGTCGACGGGATCGAGGCCGCGCTCCGCGCCGAGCCCGTCCGTCGGCCCACGTTCATCCTGCCCGACCTCGCCGAGATCGCCGCGCCGTTCCCGCTCCCGGTCGTCACCGGCGACCGGGCCCGCTGCGGCGCGGTCAGCGCCGCGTGGAGCGACGGCGACATCACCGTGCACGGCGAGGCGGACGATCCCCGCGTGCTGCGTGCCGTGCTCGCCCTGCTGACCAGCCACAGCGCGGACACCGCCTGGACCGGCCGGCTGCGCGACGCGGACGGCGCCGAGCTGCAGGTCGAGTCGCCGCCCTCCGCGACCCGGTGA
- a CDS encoding predicted rRNA methylase (PFAM: FtsJ-like methyltransferase; S4 domain~TIGRFAM: hemolysin TlyA family protein) — protein MSGDRLDVALLAAGLARSRSHARRIIEEGRARADGRAVTKPSTPIPPGTGLAVVDVPDGVEFASRAAHKLAGALDALGLDPAGLLCLDAGASTGGFSDVLLRRGAAAVIAVDIGHDQLAEHVRSDPRVTVRDGTSVRDLTPELLGTAVDLLVADLSFISLRTVIAALGGVVRPGGELLLMVKPQFEVGRAALPKSGVVTDPAARQEAVRAVAEAAAHAGLRLAAVGPSTLPGQDGNREYFLQLRPHGATSALDAEACDMIVSAVRGDGPRQRRDRHISEEE, from the coding sequence GTGAGCGGGGACCGTCTCGACGTCGCGCTGCTCGCCGCCGGCCTCGCCCGGTCCCGCAGCCACGCCCGGCGCATCATCGAGGAGGGGCGCGCCCGCGCGGACGGCCGCGCGGTCACCAAGCCCTCCACCCCGATCCCGCCCGGCACCGGCCTCGCGGTCGTCGACGTGCCCGACGGGGTCGAGTTCGCCTCCCGCGCCGCACACAAGCTCGCCGGCGCCCTCGACGCGCTGGGGCTCGACCCCGCCGGACTGCTCTGCCTCGACGCCGGCGCCTCCACCGGCGGGTTCAGCGACGTGCTGCTGCGCCGGGGCGCGGCCGCGGTGATCGCGGTCGACATCGGCCACGACCAGCTCGCCGAGCACGTCCGCAGCGACCCGCGCGTGACGGTCCGGGACGGCACGAGCGTGCGTGATCTCACCCCGGAGCTGCTGGGCACCGCGGTGGATCTGCTCGTCGCGGATCTGTCCTTCATCTCCCTGCGCACCGTGATCGCGGCGCTCGGCGGCGTCGTCCGCCCCGGCGGGGAGCTGCTCCTCATGGTGAAACCCCAGTTCGAGGTGGGCAGAGCCGCGCTGCCGAAGTCCGGCGTGGTCACCGATCCCGCGGCCCGTCAGGAGGCGGTGCGCGCCGTGGCGGAGGCCGCCGCGCACGCCGGTCTGCGCCTGGCGGCCGTGGGCCCCAGCACCCTGCCCGGTCAGGACGGCAACCGCGAGTACTTCCTGCAACTGCGGCCGCACGGCGCGACCTCCGCGCTCGACGCCGAGGCCTGTGACATGATCGTGTCGGCCGTGCGCGGGGACGGTCCGCGGCAGCGCCGCGACCGGCACATCAGCGAGGAGGAATGA
- a CDS encoding predicted sugar kinase (PFAM: ATP-NAD kinase), producing MRRFLLYVHTGRRAALRAMLSVLEELRLRNVRAVVVDEQVEEILALPEDMAPPKLITFLTNGAVDVRAAVSAADVVELGIVLGGDGTILRALEAVREADIPVHGVNLGHVGFLAESEVEDLSITVARLLDGDYDIEKRSTLDITVLDSEDELVDHHWALNEASLEKADRQKMINVAIEIDGRPVSSFGADGVLLSTSTGSTAYAFSAGGPVIWPEVDAMMLIPLAAHALFARPLVLGRSSEAAVEMTLDNREDGILTLDGRRGADITAGMRIEARLSPRSVRLARLAPTPFADRLVEKFQLPVVGWRGRGPRTR from the coding sequence ATGCGACGGTTCCTCCTGTATGTGCACACGGGCCGCCGCGCCGCGCTGCGCGCGATGCTCAGCGTGCTCGAGGAGCTCCGGCTGCGGAACGTGCGGGCGGTCGTGGTCGACGAGCAGGTCGAGGAGATCCTCGCCCTGCCCGAGGACATGGCCCCGCCGAAGCTGATCACCTTCCTCACCAACGGCGCCGTGGACGTGCGCGCCGCGGTCTCCGCGGCGGACGTCGTCGAGCTCGGCATCGTGCTCGGCGGCGACGGGACCATCCTGCGAGCGCTCGAGGCGGTGCGCGAGGCGGACATCCCCGTCCACGGCGTGAACCTCGGGCACGTGGGCTTTCTCGCCGAGAGCGAGGTGGAGGACCTCTCGATCACCGTCGCGCGACTGCTGGACGGCGACTACGACATCGAGAAGCGCTCCACGCTGGACATCACCGTCCTGGACTCCGAGGACGAGCTGGTCGACCACCACTGGGCGCTGAACGAGGCCTCCCTCGAGAAGGCCGACCGGCAGAAGATGATCAACGTCGCGATCGAGATCGACGGCCGGCCCGTCTCCTCCTTCGGCGCCGACGGCGTGCTGCTGTCCACCTCCACCGGATCGACCGCCTACGCCTTCAGCGCCGGGGGACCGGTGATCTGGCCCGAGGTGGACGCGATGATGCTGATCCCCCTGGCGGCCCACGCGCTGTTCGCGCGTCCGCTCGTGCTGGGACGCTCCTCCGAGGCGGCGGTCGAGATGACGCTCGACAACCGCGAGGACGGCATCCTCACGCTCGACGGCCGCCGCGGTGCGGACATCACCGCCGGCATGCGCATCGAGGCCCGGCTCTCCCCGCGGTCGGTGCGCCTGGCCCGGCTGGCACCGACACCCTTCGCGGACCGGCTGGTCGAGAAGTTCCAGCTGCCCGTCGTGGGATGGCGGGGGCGCGGCCCCCGCACCCGCTGA
- a CDS encoding DNA repair protein RecN (PFAM: RecF/RecN/SMC N terminal domain~TIGRFAM: DNA repair protein RecN): protein MLSTLRIRHIGVIDDAMLDFGPGFTALTGETGAGKTMIVTGLSMLLGGRLDRGRTRGSSTVDGTLSLTGHTELAAALDELGADEDDGEVLVVRRVTRDGRSRAQIGGVPVPIGTLSRLVGTAVTVHGQSDQQRLRDPEAQREALDRFAEAEVGTLLRRHREIWRERSALAARVTELEELLAERDRRGTMLRDALERLEQADPQEDEDVSLRAEIERLGNAEELRGAAGQAALALVGDDDGPAAAPLLAVAAEALGRAARTDPTLEPLVERLDSVRIELSDVAAEISRYAEDIDASPGRMEEANERLHELTVLVRDLGAMLPGPEGPAEEISTLLATSRTAAIDLDRYDGAESERAEAASRLAQLETELDDAAEALTAARTAAASALSAAVQEELHHLEMPDAEIRVDVTAQSHRSHGRDAVAILLAPHPGAQHLPVAQAASGGELSRVMLALEVALSSSRNDRTAAPVFVFDEIDAGIGGRAALAVGQRLARLARHAQVIVVTHLPQVAAHASTHLQIVKSSHDGTTSSTVETLDRPDRIRELARMLAGDDASDVALAHAEELLDEARAVTAEHGTGRAAAHSAGRGAER, encoded by the coding sequence GTGCTGTCCACTCTGCGCATCCGCCATATCGGCGTGATCGACGACGCCATGCTCGACTTCGGTCCCGGCTTCACCGCCCTGACCGGCGAGACCGGCGCCGGCAAGACCATGATCGTCACCGGGCTGAGCATGCTGCTCGGCGGCCGGCTGGACCGCGGGCGCACCCGCGGCTCGAGCACCGTCGACGGCACGCTGTCGCTGACCGGCCACACCGAGCTCGCCGCCGCGCTCGACGAGCTCGGCGCCGACGAGGACGACGGCGAGGTGCTCGTGGTCCGGCGCGTCACCCGCGACGGCCGCTCGCGAGCCCAGATCGGCGGGGTCCCCGTCCCCATCGGCACGCTCTCCCGCCTGGTGGGCACCGCCGTCACCGTGCACGGCCAGTCCGATCAGCAGCGGCTGCGGGACCCGGAGGCGCAGCGGGAGGCGCTGGACCGCTTCGCCGAGGCCGAGGTCGGCACGCTGCTCAGACGGCACCGCGAGATCTGGCGCGAGCGCTCCGCCCTCGCCGCACGGGTCACCGAGCTCGAGGAGCTGCTCGCCGAGCGGGACCGCCGCGGCACCATGCTCCGCGACGCCCTCGAACGGCTCGAGCAGGCCGACCCGCAGGAGGACGAGGACGTCTCGCTGCGCGCCGAGATCGAACGGCTCGGCAACGCGGAGGAGCTGCGCGGTGCCGCCGGACAGGCCGCCCTGGCCCTGGTGGGCGACGACGACGGCCCGGCCGCGGCACCGCTGCTCGCCGTCGCGGCGGAGGCGCTCGGACGTGCGGCCCGCACCGACCCGACGCTCGAACCGCTCGTCGAACGGCTGGATTCCGTGCGCATCGAGCTCTCGGACGTCGCCGCGGAGATCTCCCGCTACGCCGAGGACATCGACGCCTCGCCCGGCCGGATGGAGGAGGCCAACGAGCGCCTCCACGAGCTGACGGTGCTGGTGCGGGACCTCGGCGCGATGCTCCCCGGCCCCGAGGGGCCGGCCGAGGAGATCAGCACGCTGCTGGCCACCTCCCGCACCGCCGCCATCGACCTGGACCGCTACGACGGCGCCGAGAGCGAACGCGCCGAGGCCGCCTCCCGCCTCGCCCAGCTCGAGACCGAGCTCGACGACGCCGCCGAGGCCCTCACCGCGGCCCGCACGGCCGCCGCCTCCGCCCTCTCCGCCGCCGTGCAGGAGGAGCTGCACCACCTCGAGATGCCGGATGCGGAGATCCGCGTGGACGTCACCGCGCAGAGCCACCGCTCCCACGGCCGCGACGCGGTCGCGATCCTGCTGGCCCCGCATCCGGGGGCGCAGCACCTGCCGGTCGCCCAGGCGGCCTCCGGCGGCGAGCTCTCCCGGGTGATGCTCGCCCTCGAGGTCGCGCTGTCCTCCTCACGCAACGACCGCACCGCTGCACCGGTGTTCGTCTTCGACGAGATCGACGCCGGGATCGGGGGCCGGGCCGCGCTCGCGGTGGGGCAGCGCCTCGCCCGGCTCGCCCGCCACGCCCAGGTGATCGTGGTGACCCACCTGCCGCAGGTCGCCGCCCACGCGAGCACCCACCTGCAGATCGTGAAGTCCTCCCACGACGGCACCACCAGCTCCACGGTGGAGACCCTCGACCGCCCCGACCGGATCCGCGAGCTGGCCCGGATGCTCGCCGGCGACGACGCCTCCGACGTCGCCCTCGCCCATGCGGAGGAGCTGCTGGACGAGGCCCGCGCCGTCACCGCGGAGCACGGCACCGGCCGTGCCGCCGCGCACAGCGCCGGCCGGGGAGCGGAGCGATGA